The following coding sequences lie in one Kribbella sp. NBC_00709 genomic window:
- a CDS encoding ABC transporter ATP-binding protein produces the protein MNLLPVAGPRATWTVLWREIRRLPVLSVLAAVVITGASAAGLVAPWALGQLIDQITDGDRSAIVRVVLMIGIAAVLSGVLTALGVTLVARVGETVLARIREQVLDRVLQLPAPVLEKVRTGDLLSRVGDDVASVAAALTEVGPSVLGAALTIVLTVGGMFALDWRLGLAGMLAVPMYLLALRWYLRRSAPYYKQERVALGERSEAIIASLRGSATVRAYQLEDRQLEKIRATSGTARDISITVFRLFSFFSSRINHAEVTGLTAILVTGFFLVRADAVSVGAVTAAALYFHRLFNPVNVVLMEFDQIQTAAAGMSRLAGVLEIEPAPEPPSGQGPADASLELQAISHRYDGPEVLTGISLRFEPGERVALVGASGAGKTTLAAIAAGVFAPSAGAVKLGGVDIRELGGARTRTQVALLSQEVHVFSGPLVEDVRLARPAATASEVEAALDRVGALAWVRALPEGLDTVVGENGHQLTGAQAQQIAFARLVLADPPVAVLDEATAEAGSAGARELERASVAATAGRTTLVVAHRLTQAEQADRIVVLDQGRVVESGTHAALLAAGGRYAQLWRSWTGTSTPGQPGGRTTRASAST, from the coding sequence ATGAACCTGCTTCCTGTTGCCGGTCCGCGGGCGACGTGGACCGTTCTGTGGCGAGAGATCCGGCGACTGCCGGTGCTGTCGGTTCTCGCGGCTGTCGTGATCACTGGAGCCAGTGCGGCCGGACTGGTCGCTCCATGGGCTCTTGGTCAGCTGATCGACCAGATCACCGACGGCGACCGGTCGGCGATCGTGCGGGTCGTTCTGATGATCGGGATCGCCGCGGTGCTGTCCGGCGTACTGACCGCGCTCGGCGTGACGCTGGTCGCGCGAGTCGGTGAGACCGTGCTGGCGCGGATTCGTGAGCAGGTGCTCGATCGCGTGCTGCAGTTGCCCGCACCGGTGCTGGAGAAGGTGCGGACGGGTGACCTGCTCTCGCGGGTGGGTGACGACGTGGCTTCGGTCGCGGCCGCGCTGACCGAGGTGGGTCCGTCGGTGCTCGGTGCGGCGTTGACGATCGTGCTGACCGTGGGTGGGATGTTCGCGCTCGACTGGCGGCTCGGTCTGGCCGGGATGCTCGCCGTACCCATGTATTTACTCGCGTTGCGGTGGTATCTGCGGCGGTCGGCGCCGTACTACAAGCAGGAGCGGGTTGCGCTGGGCGAGCGGTCCGAGGCGATCATCGCGTCCTTGCGGGGGAGCGCGACCGTGCGCGCGTACCAGCTGGAGGACCGGCAGCTGGAGAAGATCCGCGCGACGTCGGGGACGGCTCGGGACATCTCGATCACGGTGTTCCGGTTGTTCAGCTTCTTCTCGTCGCGGATCAACCATGCGGAGGTCACCGGGCTGACCGCGATCCTGGTGACCGGGTTCTTCCTGGTACGTGCCGATGCGGTGAGCGTGGGGGCAGTGACTGCGGCGGCGTTGTACTTCCACCGGTTGTTCAACCCGGTCAACGTTGTCCTGATGGAGTTCGACCAGATCCAGACGGCGGCCGCGGGCATGTCCCGGTTGGCCGGTGTACTCGAGATCGAGCCGGCGCCCGAACCACCCTCAGGTCAGGGGCCGGCCGACGCGTCGCTCGAGCTGCAGGCGATCAGCCACAGGTACGACGGTCCTGAGGTGCTGACCGGGATATCGCTGCGCTTCGAACCAGGTGAACGGGTCGCGCTGGTGGGTGCGAGTGGTGCTGGCAAGACGACGCTGGCAGCCATTGCCGCCGGAGTTTTTGCGCCGTCGGCCGGCGCGGTGAAGCTCGGTGGAGTCGACATCCGCGAGTTGGGCGGGGCCCGGACGCGTACACAGGTCGCCCTGCTCAGCCAGGAAGTACATGTCTTCTCCGGCCCGCTGGTCGAAGATGTGCGGCTCGCACGGCCCGCTGCGACCGCCTCCGAAGTGGAAGCGGCACTCGACCGGGTTGGTGCGCTGGCCTGGGTACGCGCGCTACCGGAGGGCCTCGACACGGTGGTGGGTGAGAACGGTCATCAACTGACCGGTGCACAAGCGCAGCAGATTGCCTTCGCGCGGCTCGTGCTCGCGGACCCGCCTGTCGCCGTACTGGATGAAGCGACTGCAGAAGCCGGTAGCGCGGGTGCGCGTGAGCTGGAGCGAGCCAGTGTGGCAGCGACTGCCGGCCGGACCACTCTGGTTGTCGCGCACCGGTTGACGCAGGCTGAGCAGGCAGACCGCATCGTTGTCCTCGACCAGGGGCGGGTGGTCGAGTCAGGAACACATGCAGCGTTGCTGGCCGCCGGTGGGCGCTACGCGCAGCTCTGGCGGAGCTGGACCGGGACGTCTACGCCTGGTCAGCCAGGAGGGCGAACGACACGAGCCAGTGCGTCGACATGA
- a CDS encoding DUF2891 domain-containing protein: MKYAADWADIACTVLETMYPYSAAHATTGPDDVDSTPDRLHPAFHGSYDWHSSAHMQWSLVRLLTLAPDQVGRRPIEVLDGRLTPEAIATEAAYLRERPYYERPYGWAWAAMLVAAGRQTRWAEALPPLGDVIADLVLAWLPKQAYPVRHGVHLNTAFALALLHEAYGELGREDVVDAIHARALDWFGSDTAYDTRFEPSGTDFLSPALSEAELMRRVLPDAEFADWLSAFLPGLGKGAHRHLLEVPITDDSGDGQLAHLSGLALSRAWQLRTIAPALPDVADVLRAGADRQVDAVLPTVTGGDFMSTHWLVSFALLADQA, encoded by the coding sequence ATGAAGTACGCCGCCGACTGGGCCGACATCGCCTGCACAGTGCTCGAAACGATGTACCCGTACAGCGCCGCGCACGCGACAACCGGCCCGGACGACGTCGACTCGACCCCGGATCGCCTGCATCCGGCGTTCCACGGGTCGTACGACTGGCACTCCAGCGCGCACATGCAGTGGTCCCTGGTCCGGTTGCTCACGCTGGCACCGGACCAGGTCGGCCGGCGCCCGATCGAAGTACTGGACGGGCGCCTCACTCCGGAGGCGATCGCCACCGAGGCGGCGTACCTGCGGGAGCGGCCGTACTACGAACGCCCGTACGGCTGGGCCTGGGCGGCGATGCTGGTGGCCGCGGGCCGGCAGACTCGATGGGCCGAGGCGCTGCCTCCGCTCGGCGACGTCATCGCGGACCTAGTACTCGCCTGGTTGCCGAAGCAGGCGTACCCCGTGCGGCACGGCGTACATCTCAACACGGCGTTCGCGCTCGCCCTGCTCCATGAGGCGTACGGCGAGCTGGGCCGGGAGGATGTGGTCGATGCGATTCACGCGCGGGCGCTGGACTGGTTCGGCAGCGACACCGCGTACGACACTCGCTTCGAACCGTCCGGAACCGACTTCCTGTCCCCGGCGCTGTCCGAAGCGGAACTGATGCGCCGCGTACTGCCGGACGCCGAGTTCGCGGACTGGCTTTCCGCGTTCCTTCCAGGCCTAGGTAAGGGGGCGCACCGGCATTTGCTGGAGGTGCCGATCACCGATGACTCCGGAGATGGGCAGCTGGCGCACCTCTCGGGTCTGGCCCTGAGCAGGGCTTGGCAGTTGCGGACGATCGCACCTGCACTGCCTGACGTTGCCGACGTACTGCGCGCCGGCGCGGACCGTCAGGTCGATGCCGTACTGCCGACAGTTACTGGCGGGGACTTCATGTCGACGCACTGGCTCGTGTCGTTCGCCCTCCTGGCTGACCAGGCGTAG